Proteins encoded by one window of Venturia canescens isolate UGA chromosome 2, ASM1945775v1, whole genome shotgun sequence:
- the LOC122407048 gene encoding LYR motif-containing protein 2: MILSRLNMATKLPKTPRTTMSLKEFMVHQEVLKLYRNIMKTVRKIPDKHDRDYMRDWVKSDFRANKDVKDEFAIKSLIVHGENSLRELQRNLDRTK; encoded by the exons atgattttaagccGATTAAATATGGCAACCAAATTGCCCAAAACTCCCAGAACTACTATGAGTCTTAAGGAG TTTATGGTCCATCAAGAAGTCCTTAAGCTGTACagaaatataatgaaaacaGTACGAAAAATTCCAGACAAGCATGATCGTGATTACATGAGAGATTGGGTGAAATCTGACTTCAGGGCAAATAAAGATGTTAAAGATGAA TTTGCAATAAAATCTTTGATTGTACACGGAGAAAATTCATTGCGGGAGCTGCAAAGAAATTTGGACCGAACAAAATAA